A section of the Felis catus isolate Fca126 chromosome B2, F.catus_Fca126_mat1.0, whole genome shotgun sequence genome encodes:
- the TDRD6 gene encoding tudor domain-containing protein 6, which translates to MSSTPGLPTPGTSLVLRVSFVDVRPEVIPVQLWGLVGERREEYLRLNREIQEAAATRLPWAPGSATASPGELCLVQVGLVWHRCRVVSQQAQESRVFLLDEGRTVTADAGSLAPGRSEFFHLPSEVLGCVLAGLVPAGGDGGAGGGEPQHWPPGAVDFLSSLQGGQVHGRVLDVLLLHRLVLLEAPGLSQQMQELSLARQVPDSLFRSLLKRYLTAAAAGLGSGARVLPRVPPKQEHPGLDYFYPQLQLGVTEPVVVTQVCHPHRIHCQLRSLSQEIHRLSESMAQIYWGSTGTGDENSPSATREEREESPDKPGSPCASCGLDGHWYRALLLETFRPQRCAQVLHVDYGRKELVSCSSLRYLLPEYFRMPVVTYPCALYGLWDGGRGWSRSQVGDLKTLILGQAVNAKIEFYCSFEHVYYVTLYGEDGTNLNCVFGLQSCCLADQFLQSQGREEEEEEEEGEEEEEEEKGQATALQSQSPAEEADEEIPLPALRSTRLKINAFYDAQVEFVKNPSEFWIRLRKHNGTFSKLMRRMCSFYSSASKLEGVVLKPKPNDLCCVKWKENGYYRAMVTRLDDKSVAVFLVDRGSLENVDRYDVRMLLPQFRRLPVLALRCTLADIWPLGESWSQEAVSFFKKTVLHKELVIHVLDKQDKQYVIEILDESRTGEENISKVMAQAGYAKYQEFETRENIPVSAHSPGRVSNHFPAENNKISPAKRGDVEQKAQRDNTASSVAEILTDPPVAADTPAGLVVQEKEKRVSVYSPLVQNFLEITPDSSCKGEVRVGSTVGVKVSSVENPGYFWCQLTRNIQDFKTLMCDIQDYCENTAAPYQGTAPACLAKRTANGKWSRAVIRGAQSSQRVRVMFVDYGDEDMVAVKNICSISEEFLKVKAQAFRCSLYNLIQPTGQNPFAWNEKAIQAFRKFVDNAWEDNLELKCTVFALASAHDEELFNIVDLLTPFQSACHFLVEKRLARPVKLQKPLESSVQLHSYYYSTHEMKIGSEELVYITHVEDPWTFYCQLGRNANILEQLSCNITQLSKVLPNLKTSPLTPGTLCLAKYTDGNWYRGMTIGKEPKKVFFVDFGNIYVVTSDDLLPLPRDAYDVLLLPMQAVKCSLSDIPDHIPDEITTWFQETVLDKSLKALVVAKDPDGRLIIELYDDSIQINANINEKLGLLGYKGGTQKKEESKALTTTTETLEVKKENLKLSPTEYSSKSVENSALCSMEILGEPHKSKTSPACRETKLLRSSTKTNLVTQYQDSVGNKDNQMCPFTAEKKEESSAESPLKVTRLEATLSERNIGDSCNKDLPLKFSELPQKIIMPGFKTVVYVSHINDLSDFYVQLTEDEAEITSLSERLNDVRTRPEFYSGPPLQRGDVTCAIFPEDSLWYRAVVREQQPNDLLCVQFIDYGNVSVVHTNKIGKLDLLNALVPALCIHCSLRGLWVPEILNCKAVTHYFSRRTDEVQIRCEFVQFQDRWEVILADEHGIIAEDMISRYAFSDKSQVGLSDQIIKGACSKSVHKTDIGTSLFLNWYNPKMKTIRAYATVIDGPEYFWCQFADTEKLQFLEVEVQTAGEQVTAWRSCVPCPHIGDPCIVRYREDGHYYRALVTNICDDYLVSVRLVDFGNIEDCVDPKALWNIPSELLVVPMQAFPCCLSGFNISEGACRQEGNDYFYEIVTEDVLEITILEIKRDVCNIPLAIVDLKSKGESINQKMKKYSKIGVSNSDLPYEKHDPEIKGALGSLSPEVGFKKPSSKVGQEKALYVESQTDELSERIEKHLNITEAKPTKFYDPDTDNIFEAFENPRKDKIGIEVLEGKRECHLVDEAKFDDKYLMMGFNTLLPLQASETKEILELNSLEVPLSPDDESKEFLELESIELQHSLVGDEEKEPGRVPPLVPLPQGCDTEATLHPCTAQLPLNCESEKQPELELPTAQLCLDDKINPLSLPVGQRAQDPTCSEGARKPSCVECFDDQPRLPLHLHGMNCDPNRQVEMNIYKEEFTEHKSRDAISPLTVFSEEESRDGRKRNNALQDHVSAQAEKTYTLEGFAVGSKCVVWSSLRNTWSKCEILEVGEEGTRVLNLSNGMEEIVNPENVWNGIPKLDKSPSEKRGLEVI; encoded by the exons ATGTCCTCGACGCCCGGGCTGCCCACCCCGGGGACCTCGCTGGTCCTGCGGGTGTCGTTCGTGGACGTGCGCCCTGAGGTGATCCCCGTGCAGCTCTGGGGGCTGGTGGGCGAGCGGCGGGAGGAGTACTTGCGCCTGAACCGGGAGATTCAGGAAGCGGCGGCCACGCGCCTCCCGTGGGCGCCGGGCAGCGCCACGGCCTCTCCGGGCGAGCTGTGCCTGGTGCAGGTGGGGCTCGTATGGCACCGCTGCCGCGTGGTCAGCCAGCAGGCGCAGGAGAGCCGCGTCTTCCTGCTCGACGAGGGCCGCACCGTCACGGCGGACGCGGGCTCCCTGGCGCCGGGGCGCAGCGAGTTCTTCCACCTGCCCTCCGAGGTGCTGGGCTGCGTGCTGGCCGGCCTGGTGCCGGCGGGCGGCGACGGCGGCGCGGGCGGGGGCGAGCCCCAGCACTGGCCGCCCGGCGCCGTGGACTTCCTCAGCAGCCTGCAGGGCGGGCAGGTGCACGGGCGCGTGCTGGACGTGCTGCTGCTCCATCGCCTGGTCCTTCTGGAGGCGCCCGGGCTGTCGCAGCAGATGCAGGAGCTCAGCCTGGCGCGGCAGGTGCCCGACAGCCTCTTCCGCTCGCTGCTTAAGCGCTACCTGACGGCGGCCGCTGCCGGCCTAGGCTCGGGGGCCCGGGTCCTCCCGCGAGTCCCTCCGAAGCAGGAGCACCCTGGCCTGGACTATTTCTACCCGCAGCTGCAGCTGGGCGTGACGGAGCCGGTGGTGGTGACCCAGGTGTGCCACCCCCACCGCATTCACTGCCAGCTCCGGAGCCTCTCGCAGGAGATCCACCGCCTGTCCGAGAGCATGGCCCAGATATACTGGGGTTCCACGGGGACGGGGGATGAGAACTCTCCCAGTGCCACccgggaggagagggaggagagcccAGACAAGCCTGGCTCTCCGTGTGCCTCCTGTGGGTTGGACGGACATTGGTACAGAGCGCTCTTGTTGGAGACGTTTCGGCCCCAGCGCTGTGCCCAGGTGCTCCACGTAGACTATGGAAGGAAGGAGTTAGTGAGCTGCAGCAGTCTCCGCTACTTGCTGCCCGAGTATTTTCGAATGCCCGTGGTGACCTACCCCTGTGCCTTGTATGGGCTCTGGGACGGTGGGAGAGGCTGGTCTCGGTCACAGGTGGGTGACCTGAAGACACTGATACTGGGCCAGGCGGTGAATGCAAAGATTGAATTTTACTGTTCCTTTGAGCACGTGTATTATGTCACTCTGTATGGAGAAGATGGGACCAACCTGAACTGTGTATTCGGGCTACAGTCCTGTTGCCTGGCCGACCAATTCCTGCAgagccagggaagggaggaggaggaggaggaggaggaaggggaagaagaggaggaagaggagaagggacaaGCCACAGCTCTTCAGTCTCAGTCTCCTGCTGAAGAAGCGGATGAAGAGATTCCACTCCCGGCCTTAAGATCTACCAGGTTGAAGATAAACGCCTTCTATGATGCCCAGGTAGAGTTTGTTAAAAATCCGTCCGAGTTTTGGATTAGGTTGAGGAAGCACAATGGCACCTTCAGCAAGCTGATGAGGAGGATGTGCAGTTTCTATTCCTCAGCCAGTAAGCTGGAGGGGGTGGTGTTGAAACCCAAACCCAATGACCTTTGCTGTGTCAAATGGAAAGAGAACGGCTATTATCGGGCCATGGTCACCAGATTAGATGACAAGAGTGTGGCCGTATTCCTAGTTGACCGGGGCAGTTTGGAAAATGTGGATCGGTACGACGTGAGGATGCTGCTTCCTCAGTTTAGACGACTGCCAGTGTTGGCTCTGAGGTGCACGCTGGCCGATATTTGGCCTTTGGGGGAAAGTTGGAGCCAGGAGGcagtttcctttttcaaaaagaCTGTGCTCCACAAAGAATTGGTTATCCATGTCCTTGATAAGCAGGATAAGCAATATGTTATTGAGATTCTCGATGAATCAAGAACAGGGGAAGAAAACATTAGTAAGGTAATGGCTCAAGCCGGATATGCAAAGTATCAGGAATTTGAAACACGGGAGAACATTCCCGTAAGTGCCCATTCTCCAGGGCGTGTTTCAAACCATTTTCCTGCCGAGAATAACAAAATCTCTCCTGCCAAGAGGGGAGACGTGGAACAGAAGGCCCAGAGAGACAACACAGCTAGCTCTGTTGCAGAAATTTTGACTGATCCGCCAGTCGCTGCAGATACCCCGGCTGGACTAGTGgtgcaggagaaagaaaaaagagtatcTGTTTATTCTCCTCTAGTGCAGAACTTCCTGGAAATTACGCCAGACTCTTCTTGTAAAGGAGAGGTGAGAGTCGGAAGTACAGTAGGAGTCAAAGTGTCTTCTGTTGAAAACCCCGGCTACTTCTGGTGCCAGCTGACCAGGAACATTCAAGACTTTAAAACTTTGATGTGTGATATCCAGGACTACTGCGAGAATACAGCTGCTCCTTACCAGGGGACCGCCCCCGCTTGTCTGGCAAAACGCACGGCAAATGGAAAATGGTCCAGAGCTGTGATCCGCGGGGCACAATCTTCACAGCGCGTCAGAGTAATGTTTGTAGATTATGGAGACGAAGATATGGTGGCTGTGAAGAATATTTGCTCAATTAGTGAAGAGTTTCTCAAGGTTAAGGCTCAGGCTTTTCGGTGCAGTCTTTATAATTTAATTCAACCAACGGGTCAAAATCCTTTTGCTTGGAATGAAAAGGCAATCCAAGCTTTTAGGAAATTTGTAGACAACGCATGGGAAGACAATCTCGAATTGAAATGCACAGTATTTGCTTTGGCTTCAGCGCATGACGAAGAGCTGTTTAACATAGTGGATTTGCTAACACCGTTTCAGAGTGCTTGCCACTTTTTGGTAGAAAAGAGACTGGCAAGGCCAGTGAAACTTCAGAAGCCCCTGGAGTCCTCCGTTCAGCTACATTCTTACTACTATTCGACACACGAGATGAAAATCGGAAGTGAAGAATTGGTGTATATAACGCACGTCGAGGACCCTTGGACATTTTATTGCCAACTGGGAAGAAACGCAAATATTTTAGAACAGTTGTCCTGTAATATTACACAATTGAGTAAAGTTTTGCCGAATTTAAAAACATCCCCCTTGACCCCTGGAACCTTGTGCCTTGCCAAGTACACTGATGGAAACTGGTATAGGGGGATGACAATaggaaaagaaccaaagaaagtcttttttgttgattttggaaACATTTATGTGGTAACCAGCGATGATCTGCTTCCGCTACCTAGGGATGCGTATGATGTCTTACTTCTGCCCATGCAAGCTGTTAAGTGTTCATTGTCTGACATACCCGATCACATACCAGACGAAATTACAACATGGTTCCAGGAGACTGTTTTAGATAAGTCATTGAAGGCTTTGGTGGTGGCAAAAGATCCGGATGGTAGACTGATTATAGAACTCTATGACGACAGTATCCAAATCAACGCTAATATCAATGAGAAGTTAGGGTTACTTGGCTACAAGGGTGGgacacaaaaaaaagaagaaagcaaagctcTCACCACCACGACAGAAACTCTTGaagtaaagaaggaaaatctCAAGTTGTCACCTACGGAGTATTCAAGTAAATCAGTAGAGAACTCTGCATTATGTAGCATGGAGATCTTGGGAGAACCACACAAATCTAAGACCAGCCCAGCATGTAGGGAAACCAAGCTGTTACGAAGTTCGACAAAGACAAACTTAGTCACTCAGTATCAGGACTCCGTGGGAAATAAAGATAATCAAATGTGTCCCTTCACAGccgagaagaaagaagaaagttctgCTGAGTCGCCTTTGAAAGTCACAAGACTAGAAGCTACCCTTTCAGAGAGAAACATAGGAGATTCATGTAACAAAGATTTGCCTCTAAAATTTTCTGAGCTCCCTCAGAAGATTATAATGCCTGGCTTTAAAACAGTGGTGTATGTTTCCCACATAAATGACCTTTCAGACTTTTATGTTCAACTAACAGAAGATGAAGCTGAAATCACTAGTctttcagagagattaaatgatgTTAGGACCAGGCCAGAATTTTATTCAGGTCCACCTTTGCAGAGAGGAGATGTAACATGTGCCATTTTTCCAGAAGACAGTTTGTGGTATCGGGCTGTGGTCAGGGAACAACAACCCAATGACCTTCTGTGTGTACAGTTTATAGATTATGGCAATGTTTCTGTGGTCCATACTAACAAGATAGGTAAGCTGGACCTTCTTAACGCACTGGTACCAGCCCTGTGCATTCACTGCTCCTTGAGAGGACTTTGGGTTCCCGAGATTTTAAACTGTAAGGCAGTGACGCATTACTTTTCCCGAAGGACAGATGAGGTTCAGATAAGATGTGAATTTGTTCAATTCCAAGACAGATGGGAAGTTATTCTTGCTGATGAACATGGGATCATAGCAGAAGACATGATTAGCAGATATGCTTTCAGTGACAAATCTCAAGTAGGACTTTCTGACCAAATCATTAAAGGTGCCTGTTCAAAGTCTGTCCACAAAACAGACATTGGCACTTCACTGTTTCTTAACTGGTACAACCCAAAGATGAAGACGATAAGAGCATATGCCACTGTGATAGATGGACCTGAATATTTTTGGTGTCAGTTTGCTGATACCGAGAAACTTCAGTTTTTAGAAGTAGAAGTACAAACCGCTGGAGAACAAGTAACGGCTTGGAGAAGTTGTGTCCCATGCCCTCATATTGGAGATCCTTGCATAGTGAGATATAGAGAAGATGGGCATTATTACAGGGCACTTGTCACCAATATTTGTGATGATTATCTGGTATCTGTCAGGCTTGTGGACTTTGGAAACATCGAAGACTGCGTGGACCCCAAAGCACTCTGGAATATTCCTTCTGAACTCTTGGTGGTTCCCATGCAAGCCTTTCCATGTTGCCTCTCAGGATTTAATATTTCAGAAGGTGCGTGCCGTCAAGAGGGAAATGACTATTTTTATGAAATAGTAACAGAAGATGTGTTGGAGATAACAATATTAGAAATCAAAAGGGATGTTTGTAATATCCCTTTAGCAATCGTTGACTTGAAAAGCAAAGGCGAAAGTATTAATcagaagatgaagaaatattCTAAGATTGGCGTTAGTAACAGTGATCTGCCCTATGAAAAACATGACCCGGAGATAAAGGGAGCTCTTGGGTCCCTCAGTCCTGAGGTTGGATTTAAGAAACCAAGTAGTAAAGTTGGACAAGAGAAAGCCCTATATGTCGAGTCCCAGACAGATGAGCTCTCTGAAAgaattgaaaaacatttaaacatcacTGAAGCCAAACCAACTAAGTTCTATGACCCTGACACTGACAACATTTTTGAAGCTTTCGAAAACCCACGCAAAGATAAAATAGGCATCGAGGTACTGGAAGGTAAAAGAGAGTGCCATCTGGTTGACGAAGCAAAGTTTGATGATAAATACCTCATGATGGGATTTAACACGTTACTTCCACTGCAGGCTAGTGAAACAAAGGAGATACTAGAACTGAACTCGCTCGAGGTGCCACTTTCTCCTGATGATGAATCAAAAGAGTTCCTGGAGCTGGAGTCCATTGAGTTACAGCATTCTCTAGTCGGGGATGAAGAAAAAGAGCCAGGCCGGGTGCCTCCacttgtgcccctcccccagggctgtGACACAGAAGCCACCCTGCATCCATGTACAGCGCAGCTTCCCCTCAACTGTGAATCTGAGAAACAGCCGGAACTAGAATTACCCACAGCCCAGCTGTGTTTAGACGACAAAATAAACCCTTTGTCTCTACCAGTCGGTCAGAGAGCCCAAGACCCCACGTGCTCTGAGGGCGCAAGGAAGCCAAGTTGTGTGGAATGTTTTGACGACCAGCCTAGGTTACCCTTGCACCTACACGGAATGAATTGCGATCCCAACAGGCAAGTTGAAATGAACATATATAAAGAAGAATTTACAGAGCACAAAAGCAGAGATGCCATTTCACCACTGACTGTGTTCTCCGAAGAAGAATCCAGAGACGGAAGGAAGCGCAATAATGCTTTACAAGATCATGTCTCAG CTCAAGCAGAGAAGACCTACACTCTGGAAGGATTTGCCGTTGGATCCAAGTGTGTTGTGTGGTCAAGTCTAAGAAACACATGGTCTAAATGTGAGATTCTGGAAGTAGGTGAAGAAGGCACAAGG GTTTTGAACCTTTCAAACGGTATGGAGGAGATAGTGAACCCTGAGAATGTCTGGAATGGCATACCCAAATTAGATAAGAGTCCATCTGAG aaaaggggTCTGGAGGTGATATAG